The genomic segment CCATCGTTACAACAAGCATTACGGGGAGACGAGGGTGAGCAGCTTTTACAGTGGTGTTATGGGAGAAATATCTGAGCAGGAACTTTATTCCTTTATACATATttgtatttccattcacttaattacattttattttattgtttttccatGAAATTGATTTTTCTTAACCACTCATCCAACTTGGGGTCACAGGTGCCTGTCCCAGCTGatatatggtaaatggcctgtatttgtataacgccttactagtccctaaggaccccaaagcgagAGTTTAGTTTAACAGTGGACACGTTGCCAGTCCATCACTTAACACCATACCACGCTTTCactgaaataaagaaaacttaCATTTCCTCATGGACAGGAAAATCTTCTTCCTTCTGCAATAGTCACATTCTGTTTATTATCTTTACAGGTAGCCTACACTTTTGATGCAGGGCCCAATGCTGTGATCTTCACTTTACAGCAGCATGTTCCTGAGTTTGTGCACGTGGTTCAACATTTCTTTCCCCCAGAAACCAACGGAGCAGAGTAAGTTGAAGGATGTTAAGCTCATTACCTTTAAAATCCTTCCATAGCAATTAATTAATCCtgaaaaatcaacatttaaatgcaaatatagatatatacagtGGAAAGTATTAGGTCTTTTCATGTAATCTAAAACTGATAAATGAGACCTTTTGCCCATTAACCTACTCTGAAATCTGTGAAAGTGAAACTTCTTTTGGTTTGTTAAAAATCAAGAACTGAAATCAGTCGTTACCAGAGTGTTTAAACCCTTTGCTGTTGCATTCAACATTTTGGTCAGGTGCATCCTGTTTGCTTTAATTATCTTTGACACATGTTTACAACATGACTGTGGAAAGCTAAATGATTTAAGCACAGTTTACCAAGGCATGTGCCCGTAAAGAAAGTCTAACAAATCATATTGCATTAAGGCCCGAAGTCCAGGAAACTCTCTACAAACTGACCATAAAACTGTGGTCAAGAACACCATTTCTGAGGTTTTGAGTGTTCCCAAAAGTGCAGTGTACTCAGTAGATTAACATGTCTAAAAGGTATTTACCAGAAGTTACCTTGCCATCTAACCAAAATAAGTGATCAAACAAGAAGGGTCTTATTCAGTGAGACTGCTCTGACTGATCTTCAGAGGTCCTCAAGTTTTGAAAACCTGCTGGAACGACACCCAACTCACTGGTACAATGATCCACACACTTAACTCCCTGGACAGAACACTATTTCTGGCTAATACCAGGCACTGCTTATTATCTTGCTGAAAGCAAGTGAATCAGGGTGCTTGCATACTATTGGGGTATTTCTCCAAAGAAGGGACATGAAGATGGAGGGATGTAAGAATTCAGAAAGGGATCATGAAGATAACCTGCTTCAAATTGCATGCAAcctgaaaacacagaaatagCTTGAGCTAGAAACAGCCTGCCTAGAAAAATAAATCTAGAGAAATGTCTATGAAGATCTGAACCTGCAAATGCTGCTAAATGGACATCCACAAAGGACTTAATCTTGCATCTGTGTAATGTTTTACTTTTGTACTTTTGCTTATTAATATTGACCTTCAGTCtcttttaaaatgtgtcatTAAGTGCTTCTTTCTTCTCTGCAGCTTTATTAAGGGTCTTCCAGTCAACTGTGCTTCTCTTTCTGAGGAGCTGAAGCAAGGTATTGGTCTGGAACCCATGCCAAAGGGAATAAACTACATAATTAGTACTAAGGTATTCACTCATATTTACCCGCACAAGCAATTACTCCAACTTTGTATTATAGGCTTACTTTAAACAGAAGCTAAAAGATACAGAGGTTTTAGATTTGAATGTCTTGATCCATCTTAACTGCACAAGACTGCAGTGATGTGTCTGCTGTAGGATTGCACGAAGGGTCAGATGTGTCTTTACAAAACCTTTCAACATGCTGTTACGAAACATTGTCTTGCATTGTTCCATTTAACTAGGGCACTGAAAGAGCACAAGAGTTATCTGAATCTTTGACCAGTGAGTGCTTCATTTGAAAAGCTAATGTTTCCTAGAGGCaagaataaatgtaaaaatttaaAGCTCATGAAACATATAATTAATCTGTCGTTTCATCTTCTTGTATTGCCTTCAAGGTTGGACCAGGCCCGTGTGTTGTAGAGGATCCCACTCAGCAGCTGCTTTCATCTGATGGTTTTCCCAAGAAAATGATGTGATTTCCTCCTGCAGCGAGTTCTACTGAGCAATAGGAAAGCCAATGTGACTTAGTTGCATATAACTTTTATCGCAGCAATACCAGACACCTTCCTCACAACAGCAGAAGATGATACATCTCCCTTTAAATTTTTAACTGTCCTGTTTGGTCTCTTTTCTTAACATCATTACTCCTTTGTGCTCTTTCATAGCTTTAATCATTTCTGTGTATCTGCAGGTAAACACTGATACTGCCTTGACTCTCTGGTCGTAAATAAGTGGAAACTCTTGCAGTGAGCAATGCACTGAGTCATAAATACAGATCAGACTGGAGCCCAGAGCTGACCCATTGTTCTGTCTGATCGAATTATTGTGTGTacagttttcttgtttcttcttgttaatcACCATTTCCGACCAACAGTGCATATTTAATTCATGTCAATTTTATGgcacacaataaaatatattttggtCAAGATTTCATTTGTTGTTTATGATTTTTGTCATTCCATCATCTGATTCTCATCCAGATGAGAAAATAATTATCTATTCAATCTCAGAACTTTAAAAGATTAACTCATAATTCTGgtaaagaagcagcagaaaggacagcaaataatggaaaagaaaaaaaaaatctttgacaAATTCCGGTAACCTAACAATCACCGCCACAGTCAACAATCAGAGTGTGTATATCTTGCGATAAAGCCggtctttcttttccttgtgTTACCTGGCAGGAGTTTTCGGTTCTTCCTCTTTCGCTGTAGCGCTGcattttttcggaaatgacgcTTGAAATAGGGATTGGCTAAGGCAGAACAAGCCTCGCCCTCTGACCTGCCCACCTGCACCCCTCAAATCTcgtaaatacatttttcttcctTGTAGAAACCATTATCACCGTCGGTAATCCACGCCGGAGGAGCTCCAGGAGGCTGCAGAGCTGCTGTTAGGTTAACATAATGGGGAAGATTGAGTGGGCGATGTGGGCTAATGAGCAGGCTTTGGCGTCGGGTCTAAGTGAGTATGAAAACTTTATTATTATGGAGGGGGGGTATTTAGCACGTTTCTTATTGTCTTATTCGGTTACATGAGCGGTACTTTTAGCCTCTTGTCTAGTTCATTTACAGAGTATTTCTGACAGCATAATAAAGCACAGTTTACCACCTCTGTGTGTGCAGTCTGCAggagtgtattttttaaatcttatcttcctgttttcttctttcagttcTCCTCACAGGAGGGATCGTAGGCGTTGCTGGACAGTTCAGAGGGTGGCAGTTTGCTGCTTATGCAGTGTAtcctttattttctgttgtattttttattgtgtCTGAATTTTGGCTTATTAAGCCTTTTCTATGTTGTAGAAATAATAACATGCTAAATAGGATTTtatttgtgggggtttttttgttcttggggttttttgtttttgtttattttaccagTAATTTAATGCATACAGGAAGTTCAAATACTTATAACATGTAAATACATTATAGGCTACACAGCTAATACTAGAGCCTTTGGTATTCTAGTCTGTATTGACGTGATAGAACAGGTGATGTGATTCATCTGTCCTCCACTACACCTTAAACAGACTCTGTAGGATTGAGGTGTGGTGATTGTGGAGGCCATTTTaagttcaagaaaccagtctgaGACTGCGTAGTGCACTGCCCAAGTGAAATGAGCATTTACAGTGTAGTCATGGAGGGACACATATGCTTATCAACAATACTCAGAAAGGCTGTTACATTCAAATTATACTGAAACAGTAACGATTCTTCAATTGCTACGCCAAATTTTGACCCCACCATCTGAATGCTGCAGAAAGAGGGTCATTGCCAATCAACCAGGCAACATTGTTTTCCAACCAAGCATGCCCATTGTGGGCTCTGTTTCCTTTTCTTAGCTTAGGTCTAAAGCTGCTGATGACCATTTgctttttttgacagattttgtgCTCAGAGATCCTCCTCTACACAACATGtgattttagtttttattgcaTTGCTGCTCGATCAGTGCAGCTATCCCTCTCCTATCTTTATCATCAGGAAGTGTTTTCGCAGCTCATTGGGTgaattttctttctctctaaggcttatttaaattattatatgTCAAAATGCATTTTGTTCCTGCCTCATAAGTGACTGAATTGGTGTTTTTATTGACAAGTAGTTGAACAAGTGTTATTAATACAATGACCGTCAAATGTTTATGATGCATCACACAGTATGTTAAGCACAACTATGCAGCAAGTTAACATCAAACCTGACCAAATGTTCTAGTGTTATGGATTTAACCGACGCTGTGCTTAGCAATGTTCACACTGACATGCAAGAacgttatttctttttattcaataaTGGCAAAAATACAACATGGGAAAGTACTTTCTTTTCTCCCTCAGTAGCTATTCTTATGAAATAATGGAGATATTCTCTTTTGTATTAGGAACAATCCTCTCATTCATTGTTGTCTTTGCCTGCTGAACCTGCTCAGCGTCACCAGTGTTTATCTCAATTTCACTTCTCAGACTTATCTCAGTGAGCATTCTTATCTGACTTCTTTTGGTCCGGTTTAGTTACTGCACTGTGTTTACTGATGATGATatattgtttctgtttttgtgtctgtgtgacacTTTGCATgcaaataaagaacattattttaaagaaaacaccTTGACAGATAACTAGTGCTGCcggggtgtttgtgtgtctacTTGAGTATCCCAGAAGCAAGAGGGCCAAGGGCACGAGCGTGGAGAGAACGTAAGCAAACACTGTTCGTTTGGATGTGCGCTGGACTTTAATGGACAAGTTCTAAGTCGCTCATCATTGTGTCTTAATTTCTCTCAGGGGCCAGTActgcttcactgtgtgtgtaaaagcctTTGGACCACTCACCAGGAACTACTATGTCAGGGCATTTTTACATGCTGCGTGAGTTCATTATCTCAGCCACAGTCTTTGCCAAACAGCATTCCTGTCACTGTCGATTAGTCAAGGATTATGACTTGTTTTCTTTAGTCTTTTGTCTTCAAAatccatttgtttttgtttttgattgtttttatcCTCAGTATCTGTGTACCTGGAGGTTTTATGCTTGCCACTGTTCTTGGATGTGTCTGCCTTGGCATTGCCAGCCTCATCTACCTTGCAGTAAGTTTGCAGCTTTTTAAcctatttatttttcttctgtccAGCAAGTTAAATAACTTTTTGATAAAGTTGTTAACTGAAGCAGGAACTAGCCAGTTGGTGGAAACAAGGAAATAGCAACAAGGAAGAGGTTGTTTCGTTACTGGCACCTCTGTTGAAAGATGGCCGTGTAGTTATGAAATCTGAACAGTTAGGGGTGTGACTGAATTCCTCTACACCTTTGTGGATTTTGAAGCTTTTGAGGTTGCactgtttatttttacattCTCTAAACTACTGTGAGAGTCAAAGATAAGAACCAGTAATAATAATCTTCCTGATTTTCAGTAACAGTACAGTAACTTTCAGTCATGCTTAACTTAATCATGCACAAGCCAGTCATTGTTGATTTGTCATCTTCTTGCTTTGTAGGCCGCTATACGAGGCGAGCATTGGGAGCCCATTCTTCCACGGAAGGAGATCCGAAAACCAGTTGGAGAGAGCATCAAGAATCCTCCTCAGAATCCACCACCAAGACCTCCTCCAGAGATGCGCAGGAAACAAGCAGGCGATCTTGAAAAATCAGCCTATGACAACCCCATGTCTGTTACTGATGATGAATAACCAGTATAGTTTCAATCCATAACCAGTTACAGTTGGAGCTCTGGATGAACAAAGTTTTTCTAAAGTTTAGTGTTTCAATTGACCGGGCAACAAGTTAGACACACACCTCCTTACCTCAACTTGGAGAAAAATGTGAGGAATAAATGAAGGAAATAATTTGTtcaatgaagaaagaaaaatcagacaACAGAATATAAATGTAAACACTGTAGCTACTAAGTGTCATCCGCTAGCAATTATTGTCAATTTGTTTTAAGTTGCTCTGCATCCACAATAGTTACACTGTGTTCTTAACCCTTTACGTATTTCTTAAAAAGCAGCTGATTCCAATGCTGTTTAATAGGAATAAATGGATCTGCTGTTTTTGACTGTATCTGGCTGATATTAAGCCATTTATTAAACTTTTTGTTCGCGTTTTCAATGTGTTGTAAATAAACTCTTTTTATCCTTTGACTCATTATGTGTCGTAGGCGTGTTCTTTAAATCTGCATTCTACAAGGTTTCTCTGGTAAATTATTTTAAGCAATGCAACTTCCCCATTTCGCAAACGTACACAATTTCAATATGTCAGAGTTTCCCTTTCTTgtctcagctgtttcttctgtATTTTTGTCACATTGCCATCAATTGTTAGCttacaatggaaaaaaaaatcttaggaTCATTCATTAGGTTTAGGTGCTGGTTGTCAGACAAGTTCTGCATGTATTGTCTTTTGTTACTGCtcaactttgtgtgtgtgtgtgtgtcacagctgACCTGTCAGGCAGCTGGTTATCGCTATAAATAGACATCTGCTTATGAATAATGCATACTGTCAGATGATAATCCATGGGTTTTGTGGATTCTCTGTGGAAACCACAGTAGTACAgttgtgcttcttctttttagTTTGGGGCCTAACACCAATGTACAGCATTTGATATATTTAAAAGAGGCATTTTTAATTTATGTGTTGTATATGatcgtttttttaaataatcatcAAGACAATATGATTCATATTCAAATTAATGTCCTTAAATCTTcgtattttcactttttttatgCGGATAgaaaagttgtctgtcttgtttAAAAAGTAGGTTAATTTTGCCACCTCCTGTTCGACGAGAGAACTacaaacagactgcagtgaGAACTTGTGCTGCATGAGATGTTGATTCAAAGGCACAGTAAGactagttttaaaataaatttcgatgattcatttgttatttttgaaattatttaaaagaaattatAAACAACTGAGCTTAATTgtaatgttcattttttttaaatgatcaaataaaTGTGGAAAATCTATAGAAACACGTGagtaaacaaatgtaaaaataacttgTGTCCAACTCGTATGAAATTCAGTTACAGGTcttccggcgccccccgtgtgcggcagcctgttacagcagctctgctcattctgagtttctttctttcttatcttttcttATCTTTTCTTCTCATAATTTTTctataactaacgtattagtaattagactctgcaaccatgcactaccgttttgtgctagttctggtcgtttttcttagtttttttctacttttttcacccgtgtgtggagacccagagcagggatcctttgtttacagtaaggatcagctgttagcgctgcgtcccGCTGCAgtactgccggcggacagacccgacattcccagcgagttgaggaggaaaagacgggggtgtcgtgctgggaaggagcgccgtcgcccgagaaggagacgttatcgaccatctcttccttctgtaattattggaaatgtaagatctttgcccaataaaATGGATGAGCTaacgtcgctaacctggtcacagagggagtaccggcaatgtagcatcatgatgctaacggagtcgtggctaacaccgctaactccggacacgagtgtgacactaccgggattccagctgctgcgagcggacaggacaAGAGacagcggtaagaggaaaggagggggactggcagtgtttgtgaatgacagatggtgtaaccctgggcacatcactgtgaaagaacaactctgcagcagagacattgagctgttagctgttagcatgcgtccatactacctgccccgggaattctcgcatgttatcgcgataacagcgtacgtccccccctcggccaacgcggatgcagcctgtgacactctccactcagtggtcagcagactgcaaacacaatctccgagagccctcctcataatatcaggggacttcaatcatgcctcactggactccacactgcccaccttcacccagtatgtgacctgcccaaccagacacaataaaacactggacttactgtatgccaatgctgaagaggcatacagttcatcacctctccctcccctgggcagatctgatcacaacctggtgcaccttgtccctgtgtatgagcccttagtgcgcagggagccaccagtcacccgcacagtgcagagatggtcgcaggagagcgaggaggctcttaaggattgttttgagtcgactgtgtgggaggtgatctgtgacgaccacggagaggacatcgacagccttactacatgcattacggactatattaatttctgtgtggataacaccgtacctaccaggactgtacggtgtttctccaataacaaaccttggattaccccagaaattaaagccgtcctcaagcagaagaggagggccttcaaatccaaagacaaagaggagttgaaaagggtgcagagagagctgaggggactgataaggaatgggaaggacagctacaggcagaagatggagaaccagctgcAGCAAAATAACGtcggtgaagtctggagaggcctcagaaccatctcaggccacaaacatcagaactctctgcctgggagggatgtgaggtgggcaaatgaactgaatcatttcttcaacagatttgattcagccatgaggcagtctccaacatcggctgcagactcaccctcccccactgctgctgttccacctctgacacctcagacacttcacacctcctctattcaccctgctcactcctccccacccccatcaacagcatccaatacacaaccaacacaaggctccagcctgtctctctcatccacccaggttaggagggaactgaggaggattaatggcaagaaggcagcgggtccagatggcatcagctcgagggtcgtcaggtcctgcgcggaccaactgtgtggtgtgatggagcacctcttcaacctgagcctgaggctgggacgagtcccacagctctggaaaacctcctgtgttgtcccagtgccaaagacttcacgccccaaggacctcaacagctacaggccggtggctctgacatcccacctgatgaagaccctggagcggctggtcctggctcagcttcggcgccttgtgagctcatcactggacccacttcagtttgcctaccagcctggcattggagcggatgatgccgtcattcacctcatGCACCGTTCCCTCgttcacctggagaccgctgggagcactgtgagaatcatgttctttgatttctccagtgcctttaacaccattcttccgtcggttctgaaggacaagctggagaactcaggagtggaccatcacctcactacctggattttggactacctcaccgaccgaccgcagtatgtgaggactcagggctgtgtgtcggacagggtcgtctgcagtacgggggccccacagggaacggttctggctccgttcctcttcaccatctacactgcagacttctcccacaactccacccagtgcttcctgcagaagttctctgatgactctgcaatagtcggcctcatcattGATGGGgatgacaaggagtacagaggactgactcaggactttgtggactggtgccagctgaactacctccagatcaacgccagtaaaaccaaggagctggtggtagacttccgcaggcacaaacatcctccactgcaaccactgaacatccaaggtatggacattgagactgtggacagctacaggtaccttggtgttcatctgaacaacaaactggactggactcataactcagacgccctctacaggaaagggcagagcaggctgtacctgctgcggagactcaggtcgtttggagtggagggcccactcctgaagaccttctatgactctgtggtggcctcagccatcttttatggtgtggtctgctggggaggcagcatctctgctggggacagaaagagactgaacaggctgatccgaagggccagctctgttctaggatgccctctggacccagtggaggtggtgagtgacaggagaatgggggctaagctgtcatccctgttggacaacatctcccaccctatgcatgagactgtgacagcactgagcagctccttcagtgggagactgcggcacccacggtgtgggacggagagatttcgcaggtctttcctccccactgctgtcagactccacaataaagcatttaactgatcaatcacacacatccacaaatgtgcaataacacaatgtgcaataatctttctggcaaccgttgtatttttcactctgttgtatataacatttgtattctatttttatcctattgtatattttactctatttattctactgtatatattattctatttttattctattctgtacagttgtgtactgtatttattcttttttattttttttattctaattgtccttcataacttttgcactgtccacttcctgctgtgacaaaacaaatttcccacgtgtgggactaataaaggttatcttatcttatcttatctttatctTAAAACCATATTTTACAAGTTCTGATAATTTATCAATAAGTCTAGCGTAATTAATTGCTCAAGTTATTTAAATTGCATGGCTTTTAATGCCTTGGGTTGTGTATTCCCTAGTAGACATATTTATCTTGCCTTTCCATACTCTGCTGCTTGCCTGTTCCTGTTCTTACTTTGCATATTGATCGTTTTGTATTTATTGTTGCGATTCCTCTTCCTTCCTATGGAGGGCAGTGACACAGGCATAAGCGCAGAAACATttcgaagaagaagaaaaggaaccCAATGGAATTTGTCCTCAGTTCATTGGTCTGCTGTGTCTGTCCGCTAGCAAAACAACAGTTTTAGTCGTTAATATTCAAGCGTGTGTGCCTCATGAGTATCAGAGAATGTCTACCCGGGCTCTTCGAAGGCTTAAAGGGAAACAGCGAGGCCAGGAGGCGTTGGACTTGGGGGATCTAACTTTGGGTGACACCCCGGAGGAGCAGGCTGAGGCTGAAGAGGAGCAGTTGGACACGGCTAACGTTTCTCTTTCTTCTAACAAGAAAAATGACGGCCGAAAGGCTAAGAAAAACAAGGCTCAGAAAAATTTCAGCAACATTTATGAGTTGGTAAGGTGACGGTGTAATCCACCAACTCGTGCTTATCATGAAGTTAGCATAAAGTTAGTGTCAGTTTCTTAATGGCAGCTGTTTGCGGCTAGCTCTCTCTGGACTAGCCGTGTGACATGATGCCCAGCTGGCTATCGCTTTAAAAAATCGTCCAAATGTAGGCTCTGTTTATACCATCAGAAAGTACACCGCCAGAAAAGGTCTGGTATTTGTTTTCAGCGCGTCACTATTCTTTTAAAACTTAACTTTAAATTGGACTGTGATTGCACATGGACCGACAATCGACAGCTGTCTGTGTGATTCCTCATCAACACGAACATAATCCGAGTGGGTTGGGAGTCGTACAGGCGCTACTTTTTGTACTTACTTCTACTTATTGTGAGacttaatatttttttcaaggtgaatgtgtgtgttttaatctaACAAACTAAAACCTACagagctgtgaaaaagtatcTGATCCCttcctgatttatttattttttctccccATGTTTGTCACACTAACATGTTTTGGAAACTTTGGTTTAATTTTACTTGCCGCGACCAGGCTTGATTACTGtcagacctgttgaatcaatAAATGACTTAAATGAAACTGAACCTGTCAGACAAAGTGTAGTAGGTAGGTTAAAacatctcaaaaagcaacacagcgTGCTACGCTCTAAAAACACTAAAGAACAGATGATAAACAAAGTTTCTGATAtatatcagtctggaaaggtgTTACAAAGCCCTCTTAAGGCCATATTGAGTGTCATTATTCATAGGTTACGAAAACCTGGCACAGTGGTAAACTTCCCCTCGAAGTGGCTGGCCTACAAAAATCACTCCGTCAATAACTCATCCAGGAGGCCACAAAAGAGCCCAGAACATCacctaaagaactgcaggcctcacttgcctcagtctgagatgctttggcatgaccttaaataGGCCAGTAATGCTTGAAAACCCTGTGGTCGAATTAAAACCACAATAGAAGAATTCATCGATGgcaatgtgaaagactcattccCATTTATCAGAAGCAGTTGTTCTTGTTGCCAtgggtggcacaaccagttattaaaTTTAGggctaattactttttcataggACTATAACTTGTCTTAACTTAAGGCCAAGAAGGAAAAATAGTCACAGCATATCCACAGTGTCGCCAGCATTAAAgggtttcttttgtttgaacACAGATTTTTGTGtattaaatattgttttgtgttggagttgttgctgtggcATGTTTACATTAAAAGATGACGTTGTGATGTTACAAAGTGGGATGGGATGCTTTCAGAGCTTTAAATGCCAATGTCCCATTTTTACCAGATCGGTAGTGCAGACATCGAAGGAGAAAAAATTTCACCTGATGAAGAGGCAGAGaaaccaaacagaaacaaaacaagcgACCCAGCAAAGAATGACAATAGAGACACAGAAAAAGCGGATCAAAAGCATGAGGGAGAGTTGGACAaggtaaaatgaaaataaagcgACAATGATGCATTTCTGCAGTCTTCTAGCTCTGTGGAAATCTGATCTTATTGTGGATCTTTGCATCTTCTCTTTAACAGCTACCTGGAGACAgggttaaaaagaagaagaagaagaaaaaggcaaAAGTGACATCAGAAGATGGAAAGGTAACATATttactatatacactatatatttAATTAATGCTTTAGAATCAGAAGGTAAACTTACAGTATGTATAACTTGATCCCCTCTTTTTGAACtgactgtgtgtatgtgctttATGTACAGGAGGCTGCAGCAGATGATAACATTGATTTATTGCTGGAAAACTTGGAGCAGTCTAACGGTCTGAGTTTGCAAAATGACGATTCTGGAGTGTCAGACAGAAGACCTGTGCTGCATGTGGAGCACAGGTAAGGACATGTTTGATAAATGCAACAAAAGTGGCACAAAATGATCCTAATGGCACACCTTAGGATAATTTTTCTTTAACCAAACCTGAACAGCATTTGtctttatatatatttgtacacaaaaatcagttttttagCATACTGCATTAGttcaaaatataaacaaaaaatgtatCAAATTCATTTTATGGCTTTAGGATTTTGTCTTCAAAACAGTGCACAGCTGTCATTCCTTGATTTAGTCAGttttaagtttgtttgtttaatttctgTGATTCTGAAATGCTGCCATGTGGTGGCGCTTGGCTCACAgaagaaaaccaaaacataataagGCCATTTATCGTACGGATTGTACAACAGTTTATTAATACCAAAGTGCAAAAAGTTAAAATGGTTTAGAAAATGTTGCACAAGACAAATCACCAGTGTCGATGGCAAAACATCATTTGTTCCTT from the Oreochromis niloticus isolate F11D_XX linkage group LG1, O_niloticus_UMD_NMBU, whole genome shotgun sequence genome contains:
- the cyba gene encoding cytochrome b-245 light chain; this encodes MGKIEWAMWANEQALASGLILLTGGIVGVAGQFRGWQFAAYAVAAGVFVCLLEYPRSKRAKGTSVERTGQYCFTVCVKAFGPLTRNYYVRAFLHAAICVPGGFMLATVLGCVCLGIASLIYLAAAIRGEHWEPILPRKEIRKPVGESIKNPPQNPPPRPPPEMRRKQAGDLEKSAYDNPMSVTDDE